DNA from Daucus carota subsp. sativus chromosome 1, DH1 v3.0, whole genome shotgun sequence:
ATGATTTTATTTGTGCAGCGTTTCTTGCCTTCGGAATTCGGGATGGATCCTGCAAGAATGGGACACGCCTTAGAACCAGGAAGAATAACATTTGACGAGAAGACGGTGGTGAGGAAAGCAATAGAAGAAGCTAACATTCCCCACACTTATGTCTCCGCTAATTGTTTCGCAGCTTACTTTGCTGGCAATCTCTCTCAAATGGGCACGCTTTTCCCCCCTAAAGAAAAAGTCACCGTATATGGAGATGGCAATGCCAAAGGTAACATTCATGCACAACTATGTCAATGTTTTATTATCTACTCGGAGATGGTCTGTGACAAGTgattaaatttttcaaaaattataaattatatattttattaaattaaacacGTAACATATATCCATACAAATATTAGGATTTCGGAAACTGATTTTAACTAAGACTCACTGCTTTCCGATAACGAATTTTACTATGTGCAGTTGTTTATGTAGAGGAAGATGACGTGGCAACATATACAATCAAAACCATAGACGACCCTCGTATGTTAAACAAGACACTATACATTCGGCCGCCAAAAAACATTCTGTCCCAGATGCAGCTGATCGAGATGTGGGAGAGTCTCTCAGGCAAAAAGCTGGAGAAACTCAAAATCTCAGACAAAGATTTCTTGGCATCTATGAAAGGACTTGAGTATGGTGAGCAGGTTGGAGTGGGACACTTCTATCATATATATTACGAAGGTTGTTTAACAAATTTCGAAATCGGGGAAGAAGGAGGAGAAGCTTCTGAGCTCTATCCAGATGTGGAATATACTACCATGGAATCATACCTCAAGCTCTTTCTTTGAGCTGTGATTTATTTGCAGTAATTTAAACTGTAATTTCCTAATTACCGAGACCGGTGAAGGCTGAAATCAcctgtattattatattgtactAATTCATAAAACGTTGCCCACCAATGTGTTTTTCGAGTGTACATTAAATTGGATATTTATTCCGGGGGTTGTGTTAGTTCAActactttattattattattattatttgttataattgTGATGGTAATTGGTAAAAATCTCAGATCGACATAATCaggtaaattaataaaataaattttgaagacTATTGGAGAATTTGTATCAggaatttatctaataaattttgaagaCTATTGGagaatttttaattaaactGAAGTGTAATCAATAaattgataatataatttttaaaaattagttggAAAATTTTTAACATATCGAAGAATTTTTTATGTGCATTTGTTGATGGTGTACAGaaacaaaacatatatgaaAGTCTGAAAGCTCCCCCACAACTAGAGAGCGCAAAAGTGGGATTAATCATTAATCTACCATCTTAAAGGAAACAAGCAAATCAACTGAAAAGAAAGTTTTTCCTACACTTTCCATAAACGTGGCTTATTTAAGtaataattatacaaaatttttatgTTTGTGATAAAAGAGAGTATTGAACAATGGTAAAACGTCAATGCTTTCGTAAAGAAAAAAACTTAAGGGGGCGTTTGGTtgatggttaatgagcccggttaacgggaatcggaacctaATACCCATACattgtgtttggattagtaaAATTTTTGGGAACCTCATTCCCTTTTGAAGGGTAAATCAATACCTCCGCACCCCTTGGGTTACCATTTCTCATACCCTCCATTCCCATACCCCATTCCCATTCTCCATTCCCATTCCCACCAATcatccaaacacccactaagagcaagtccaacagtgtcctagcaaatgccttataaatattataaaatatagtgtcctagtgatttaggacatcatctCAATGtatcaactccaacaacatgccccattattgtgccttattattaaaataataatatatattggaaTTGTTATTGGAAAGAAATGAGAAGGAGGGAGGAGAGAGATGTAGTGGAATGGTAAAAagctatttttttattgatagggCATATAAAAtggtgcctcaaaaataaggcacTTGTTACATGTCCTAGTTTTTTAGGGCaacactaggacattgttggagcattgATTTGTTTCACatgccttaaattttgatttgggaCATCAATATagggcactcttggacttgctctaagtctCCTTTTGCGGCAACAAAAGTTTCCCACGTCTAGTAgaaaattggtgattaattcCAAGCATTTTAAACGACTCAACAGcattagttaaacaaaaaacaGCAGCTCCACAGCATCAGGCCGGAAATGTACTAAagtattatgttgtgtttggctggggagaatggaatggaatggaatgaaatgagtaaaattacttgaaactaatagagataggagggaagttttggaaaaaaaatgagtgaaggcaaaattgttatgaagagatttgtgaagaaattgggggtaggagagaatgaagcatttcatctcaaattgaaAGTTTGATATATAGCACATtatggaaggaatggaatggaggaaagaATGAAGTTTCTTAATAATTATCCATaacatagttcatttttcattccattccttccggaatcattcacccaaccaaacacaacattagaggAAAacttataaaatacatttatattacTTAGAGCTTTATTCGAACCGAAACTGAAGAACTGAACCGAGAATTTAATTTAGTTCAGTCCAATTTTTTGAGATTTCAGTCcagaccgaatagaccgaattaAAAAACGGTTCagttcattttcttttaaaaaaattaggtcTAGACGAAACagaccaaaatatttatatacgaTCCAGATTCACTTGGTGTGTATAggatggggccgtttgggtgaatttaaaataattgcttattgtttaaagtaaaaaaatgaaatagaagttggaaacaagttaaGACTATAAAAATGTTTGGGTAATAAGTAGAAGCCATGAGACAAAAATTAGTATtcgtaactttttttaaatacttCTTAAACTTTTtccacaaacggtacaaataagtgtttctaacttataattcagaagtCGGGCTTATGAGCCCGCGCCAAATATCCACGATATTTCCATCTTCTACTTATGTTTGACGTAACTCCGTATACAGTTTTATTCCCTCTGTCCCTcggaatttaattatatatattaaaaaacgaAAATACGCCacagattttaatatttttataaattatatattttttgaaatgaaattttaaaaagctTTATTTTTGATCTTTCAAATTGTCATAAAATCAGTATCCAAAACTTTATGTTTTTTTCTATCAATGGACTTGAAGGGTAAAGTTGAAGATATTTCTACAATTTATATCTAAAATTCAAGCTTCTTCTCTGAAAAGTGTGTTACCCTTCTCTCAACATGTTTTTGATATCAGCCCTCAGCGTCGGACCGGAACTGTAAAATTGATGAAGaaaagatttcattttttttttttttttgtaaacccttatttagaataaatttttaGCTAATCTGCaagaataaaagaaataaaatttattgaatttgattTTAGCCCAAGTGGTCCGTGATGTTCACGTCACAAAACTATTCTGTCGtaacatttatattaatttatacaaaaattatGTCATCTAGCAACAAGTATATATTCTGACAAGTATAATTTccctaatttttttcaaaagtatTTAATCAACTGAGATATGATAGAAtatgggataaatatcaagttggtgactcgtttcgtccaaatgtatcaattgagtgactgatttccaaattgactcaaattagaccctcattagaaaaatttgtatcaaaaatattactctatcgttagtcgaaattttgaaaatattatatattgagtttcacactttttttatgaatggtattacatccaaatgaaagattccgagtcctactatttttgctaatatttttagatttttaaaattttatcaactatttatttttaattttttgattgttttatttgatttaaataaaaataaataggagataaatttttaaaaatctaaaaatattatctaaaatactagaactcggaatctttcatttagatgtaataccattcataaaaaatatgtgaaactcaatatatagtactttcaaaatttcgaccaacgaaaaagtgatatttttgatacaaatttttctaatgagtggctcatttgagtcaatttaagaatcagtcactcaattgatacatttggacgaaacgagtcaccaacttgatatttatcccgatAGAATATTAATTTAACACAGatggaataaatttattttacaacAAATATAAGAGTTAATCTCGAATTTTACTTGATG
Protein-coding regions in this window:
- the LOC108192976 gene encoding isoflavone reductase homolog, coding for MEKSKVLVVGGTGYIGHRIVKASLAQGHETYVLQRPDIGLDVDKLQMLLSHKRQGARLVEGSFSDHQSLVDAVKKVDVVICTMSGAHNRTFNITLQLKLVEAIKEAGNIKRFLPSEFGMDPARMGHALEPGRITFDEKTVVRKAIEEANIPHTYVSANCFAAYFAGNLSQMGTLFPPKEKVTVYGDGNAKVVYVEEDDVATYTIKTIDDPRMLNKTLYIRPPKNILSQMQLIEMWESLSGKKLEKLKISDKDFLASMKGLEYGEQVGVGHFYHIYYEGCLTNFEIGEEGGEASELYPDVEYTTMESYLKLFL